ACTCACGATGGCGCGATCGCCTTCCACGTCGAGATCGATGTCGCCGTCGAAGTCCAGCACATCGAGCAACTGCTCGAGGTAGTCGCCCGCGATCTCGCCTTCTTCGATGAGTGCATCCTCTGCATCGTTCACGACATCGCCGGTGTCCGTCTCGGCGTTCACCATCGTCGTCGCCACTGTGGCGTCCCCTCCGTCAGTCTCAATAGTCATTTGATTTCCTTCATCTGCTCATCGCGCGCGCCGGGCACTCGCCGCCGGGCGGTATTCGCGATCAAGGTTTGCTCAGCGATCGCGGCGGACCAACTAGCCCGCCGATCATGTAGTCAGCGCCTGCGCTTCTGGTTCGGCCTGCCTCGGTTGCCCGACCGTTTCTGGCTGCTCGAACGGCGTTGACCCGCGGCTTGTTTCGTCGGCTTGGCGGTGCCGTTCGTGGACGGAGCGGCGTCGGCCGCCTCCGACGGCTCGGCCTCTGTCGCAGGCGCCGGCTTCTTCTTCACGTTGACCGGCTTGGCGCCCGGCTTCGGAGCGTTCTGCGCGCGCTGCTCCAGCTTCGCCTGCTTCTTGGCTTCCTCTTCCTTCGCCATGCGGCCGAAGACGAGGTGCTGCTGCCCATAGGTCCAGATGTTGTTGGAGACCCAGTACAGCAGGATCGCGATCGGCAGGAAGGGACCACCGACGAGCACGCCGAGCGGGAACACCCACAGTGCGAGCTTGTTCATCATCGCGGCCTGGGGGTTGGCGGCGGCCTCAGGGGTTTGCCGCGTGACCGACGCGCGCGCGTTGAAGTGGGTCGCCAGACCGGCGATGACCATCAGCGGGATGGCGACCAGCGCGATGCTCAGCTTGCTCGGCACGCCGCCGAAGTCGGCGAACGCCTGCAGTTCGTTGACCGGCGTGGTGATGAACGCCGAGATCGGCGCGCCGAAGATACGGGCGCTCAGGAAGGACTGGACGTCAGCGGCGCTGAAGACGTAGTTCGCGGTATTCGCGTTCTGCTCGGGTGTCAGGCCGAGCTGGCCGAAGGCGTGACCGGTCCGGTTGAACGAGCGCAGCACGTGGAACAGCCCGAGGAACACCGGCACCTGAGCGAGGATCGGCAGGCAGCCCATCAGCGGGTTGAAGCCGTTGTCCTTCTGCAGCTTCTGCATCTCGACCGCCATCTTCTGGCGATCGTTCTTGTACTTCTTCTGCAGCTCCTTGATCTGCGGTTGCAGCTCCTGCATCTGTTTTGTGGTGCGCACCTGCTTCACAAACGGCTTGTAGAGCACCAGACGCAATGTGAACACCAGAAACACCACGGCCAGCGCCCAGGTGAGGCCGTTGTCCGCGCCGAACGCGAACCCGAAGACCCGATGCCAGAACCAGAGGATCCAGGACACCGGGTAATAAATGAAGTCGAGCACGGCTCTATGCACTCCCGTCGTTCGTGTCGCCGATCACCGCGTGCGGCGATCCTTTACAAGCGTTCGGCCCCGACGGAGGCTCGGCAGGCAGGTTCGGTTCCTGCGGCGCCGCGTCGGTAGCTGCCTCGTCTGCCGGATCGGTGCGAAGGGTGCTCCGCTTCCGTTCCGGGACGGGGTCCCACCCACCAGGGTGCCAGGGCGCGCATTTGGCCAAGCGCACGACCGTCAATCCGAGCCCGATGAACAGGCCGCGGGTGCGAAGTGCGGTGACCGCGTACTCGCTGCAGGTCGGGGTGAATCGACACACCGGCATGCGGGTGGGGGAGATATAGGTCCGATACAGCTCGATCAGAAAGATCAGTGCGTTCACGGGCAGGCGGGCGATCTGCGCGGACACGCTCATGCCGGACCGCCCGAGACCGTGGCGGCGACGCCGAGCTTGCGTAGTGCGCCGTGAAGCTGGCGGAAGAGGTCATCCGAGGACACTGTCGCGGCGCCCGGCAACGCGCGGATCACGACGTCCGTCCCGGCGGGCAGTTCGGCAATCACCTGGGCGCACATATGACGCAGGCGGCGGGCGATGCGGTGTCGAATCACCGCATTGCCCACCGCCTTGCTGACGATCAACCCGAATCGCGGCCCACCTACGCGGATCAGCGCATCGTTCGGGATCGGATCGTCGTGTCGTCTATCAGCGCCCACGACTCCGTCATACCCGTGAACGAACGCATGCACGACCAGATCCCGCCTCCCGATTCGCTGGCCGCGGCGCACCGTCCGGGAGAAGTCGGCACGATGATGCAACCGATACGGCTCAGGCAACACCCGAGCGTCCGAGAGCGAGGATCAGGCTGTGAGTTCTGCGCGGCCCTTACGGCGACGCGCCGATACGATGGCGCGGCCCGCACGGGTGCGCATCCGGAGGCGGAAGCCGTGAACCCGCGCCCGACGACGGTTGTTCGGCTGGAACGTCCGCTTGCCCTTGGCCACGGTCAACACTCCTCGAGTAGGTGGGCACCAGGTAGTGCCCGAAGCTTGTCGGTGATACGTGTATTGCGCGAATGAATCGCAGGTCTGGTCATCATCAGCGCGCGTCGGTCCTGGCGCACAGTCGGTCGATCACGACCTAAACGCGGTCAGCACAAGACCGCCACCGCACCAAGGGGTGACTGTACGAGGGTACTGATCGGCCCGTGACGGGTCAAACTCGCCCCACCCGACCGGATCAGGCCGCTCGACCAGGCAGTATCCGGCGCCGAAGAGCATCGGCGTCCTCGCGGTAACCGTGAGTTCGTCTATACCCCTGGTCACAGCTCACTTCGACCACCACCGTACTTAGCCAGGCGATTGCTAAAGAACCGCAGGTCGTAGCGTTGTGGTCGACACGCGTGTGCGCGTTTCCCTGTTCCCCAAGGTTCTCCACATCTGTGGATAATTGTGTGGAAAGACCCCCGGAGTGGCATATTCGTAGGGCCGACGGTGCCACGCCGCCGCCTGGACGGGGGACCCGGGCAGTGTCTGAACCGGTTACGGACGTACGCAGGATCACGGTACCGACCTCGAGAACGGTCGCATCACACCCTCCCCGCGTGCTCCGGCCGTCTGCTCCTATCGACCTACTTCCGGGGAGGAAACTGCATGGACGACGAGCAGAACGTGTTGGCCACGGTGTGGCCCGAGGTTGTGACCGAGCTGACCACCGGCTCACCGGACGGTGCAATCCCCCCGGTGACCAGAGCACAGCAGGCCTGGCTGAAACTGGTCAAGCCGCTGACGGTCGCACAGGGTTTCGCCCTGCTCTCAGTCCCTTCGTCGCTGGCACAAGAGGCCATCGAACGCGATCTGCGCGAGCCCATCCTGCGCTCGCTCGCCCGCCGGCTCGGTCCCCAGGTGGAGGGACTCGGTGTCCGGATCGCCGCGCCGACCGCGCCGACCGCCGACCGGCAGAGCAGCAATCCTCGGCACGCCAGGATGACGAGCAGACCTGAACGCGCACGCGACACCGGCCGCAGCCCCGCCGGATACCCGAGGTCCGACTTCTCTGGCCGCGACGAGTACCCAGCACCCCGTTATGCACAGCCCCCGGACTTCGCACCTGCCGCGTCCTACAGCGACGCCTCCGAGTATGCCGTCGCCGAGTACGGGCAGGAGTACATGCCGCAGGAGGAGTATCCCCAGCCGGAGTACTCCCATACCGACTACCGGCCCCGTGGCGATTACTCGGCGACAGCCGAGTTGCCCTCGGTATCGGCCCAGGACCCCGCCCCGCGGCGCGAGCCAGGACTTCCTCCGCGCCGTGAGCAGGCGATCCCGCCCGGGCAGGAGTCGTTGTTCAACCCCGACCCTGGTCCCGGCACGGTGCGCGGTCCGGTCCGCGCACCGGTGCGCGAAGCGCCGGAAGCCGACGACACGGGACTGGCGCACAATCCAGTACGTGAGCCGGTGGGCGACAACCCCCGCGGCGACCGTGACGACGAGCCCGTGGTGAACGTCCGCAATTCCTGGCCGACCTACTTCACCAAGTCACAGGAGACACCGGCACCCGCGACCTCCTCGGCCAGTTTGAATGCGAAATACACGTTCGAAACTTTCGTCATCGGTGCGTCCAACCGCTTCGCGCATGCCGCGGCCGTCGCGATCGCCGAGGCCCCCGCGCGCGCCTACAACCCCCTGTTCGTCTGGGGCGCCTCGGGACTCGGCAAGACACACCTGCTGCACGCGGCAGGCCACTATGCCCAGCGCCTGTTTCCTGGCATGCGGGTGAAGTACGTCTCGACCGAAGAGTTCACCAACGACTTCATCAACAGCCTGCGTGACGACCGCAAGGTCGCGTTCAAGCGCCGGTACCGGGAGACCGACATCCTGCTGGTCGACGACATCCAGTTCATCGAGGGGAAGGAAGGTATCCAGGAGGAGTTCTTCCACACCTTCAACACCTTGCACAACGCGAACAAACAGATCGTCGTCTCCTCTGACCGTCCGCCCAAGCAGCTTGCCACCCTGGAGGAGCGGCTGCGGACGCGGTTCGAGTGGGGACTGATCACCGACGTGCAGCCGCCCGAGCTGGAAACCCGGATCGCCATCCTGCGCAAGAAGGCGCGGATGGACCGGCTCGATGTGCCGCACGACGTGCTGGAGCTGATCGCCAGCCGGGTCGAGCGCAACATCCGCGAGCTGGAGGGCGCGCTGATTCGCGTGACCGCGTTCGCCTCGTTGAATGGTCAGCCGCTGGATCTGCCACTGGCCGAGGTGGTGCTGCGCGATCTGATGCCCGACACGGCGGCGCTGGAGATCAACGCGGCGACGATCATGGCCGTCACCGCTGAGTACTTCAATACCACTCTGGAAGAGCTCACCGGCCCCGGCAAGGCGCGGCCACTGGCTCAGGCCCGGCAGATCGCCATGTACCTGTGCCGTGAGCTGACGGATCTGTCGCTGCCGAAGATCGGCCAGGCGTTCGGCCGCGACCACACGACCGTGATGTACGCGGAGAAGAAGGTGCGCAAGGAGATGACCGAGCGGCGCCGAGTCTACGACCAGGTGCAAGAACTCACAGCTCGGATCAAGCAGCGCTCGCGCTGAGCGCCATACACAGCTGAGCACCGCCCCTGACCTGGGGCGGTGCTTTTTTGTGGGTTGTGGATTCCTCGAGGAATCCCTGTGGATTCCTCGAGGAATCCACTGGTTTGTCCACCGATTCGCTCACAGGCGGGAAGGGCGTCCACAACTGGAAACTCACAGGTCGAATTC
The DNA window shown above is from Nocardia sp. NBC_01730 and carries:
- the yidC gene encoding membrane protein insertase YidC, whose product is MLDFIYYPVSWILWFWHRVFGFAFGADNGLTWALAVVFLVFTLRLVLYKPFVKQVRTTKQMQELQPQIKELQKKYKNDRQKMAVEMQKLQKDNGFNPLMGCLPILAQVPVFLGLFHVLRSFNRTGHAFGQLGLTPEQNANTANYVFSAADVQSFLSARIFGAPISAFITTPVNELQAFADFGGVPSKLSIALVAIPLMVIAGLATHFNARASVTRQTPEAAANPQAAMMNKLALWVFPLGVLVGGPFLPIAILLYWVSNNIWTYGQQHLVFGRMAKEEEAKKQAKLEQRAQNAPKPGAKPVNVKKKPAPATEAEPSEAADAAPSTNGTAKPTKQAAGQRRSSSQKRSGNRGRPNQKRRR
- the yidD gene encoding membrane protein insertion efficiency factor YidD; this translates as MSVSAQIARLPVNALIFLIELYRTYISPTRMPVCRFTPTCSEYAVTALRTRGLFIGLGLTVVRLAKCAPWHPGGWDPVPERKRSTLRTDPADEAATDAAPQEPNLPAEPPSGPNACKGSPHAVIGDTNDGSA
- the rnpA gene encoding ribonuclease P protein component, yielding MLPEPYRLHHRADFSRTVRRGQRIGRRDLVVHAFVHGYDGVVGADRRHDDPIPNDALIRVGGPRFGLIVSKAVGNAVIRHRIARRLRHMCAQVIAELPAGTDVVIRALPGAATVSSDDLFRQLHGALRKLGVAATVSGGPA
- the rpmH gene encoding 50S ribosomal protein L34 — protein: MAKGKRTFQPNNRRRARVHGFRLRMRTRAGRAIVSARRRKGRAELTA
- the dnaA gene encoding chromosomal replication initiator protein DnaA; this encodes MDDEQNVLATVWPEVVTELTTGSPDGAIPPVTRAQQAWLKLVKPLTVAQGFALLSVPSSLAQEAIERDLREPILRSLARRLGPQVEGLGVRIAAPTAPTADRQSSNPRHARMTSRPERARDTGRSPAGYPRSDFSGRDEYPAPRYAQPPDFAPAASYSDASEYAVAEYGQEYMPQEEYPQPEYSHTDYRPRGDYSATAELPSVSAQDPAPRREPGLPPRREQAIPPGQESLFNPDPGPGTVRGPVRAPVREAPEADDTGLAHNPVREPVGDNPRGDRDDEPVVNVRNSWPTYFTKSQETPAPATSSASLNAKYTFETFVIGASNRFAHAAAVAIAEAPARAYNPLFVWGASGLGKTHLLHAAGHYAQRLFPGMRVKYVSTEEFTNDFINSLRDDRKVAFKRRYRETDILLVDDIQFIEGKEGIQEEFFHTFNTLHNANKQIVVSSDRPPKQLATLEERLRTRFEWGLITDVQPPELETRIAILRKKARMDRLDVPHDVLELIASRVERNIRELEGALIRVTAFASLNGQPLDLPLAEVVLRDLMPDTAALEINAATIMAVTAEYFNTTLEELTGPGKARPLAQARQIAMYLCRELTDLSLPKIGQAFGRDHTTVMYAEKKVRKEMTERRRVYDQVQELTARIKQRSR